A part of Populus alba chromosome 8, ASM523922v2, whole genome shotgun sequence genomic DNA contains:
- the LOC118062473 gene encoding alpha-dioxygenase PIOX has product MFRLTELIKNLSGASLRRFIHQDFHEVVDRMTIIDAFLFLIVHSIDKLGIWHRLPVILGLLYLSVRRHLHQEYSLFNVGRSPTGVRYNPADYPYRTADGKYNEPFNEGAGSQGTFFGRNVLPVNQQDKLKKPDPMVVATRLLARKKFIDTGKQFNMIAASWIQFMIHDWVDHMEETEQIELVAPKEVANQCPLKSFRFYKTKEVPTGFWDIKSGALNIRTPWWDGSAIYGSNEKRLHKVRTFKDGKLKISEDGLLLLDQDGIAVSGDVRNSWAGVSILQALFVKEHNAVCDTLKREYKNLGDEELYRHARLVTSAVIAKVHTIDWTVELLKTDTLLAGMRGNWYGLLGKTFKDKFGHVGGAILGGVVGLKKPENHGVPYSLTEEFVSVYRMHSLLPDYLQLRDISAAPDSHKSPPSTDKIPMPSLIGRGGERTLSGIGFTKLMVSMGHQASGALEPWNYPMWLRDVVPQDVDGTDRPDHVDLAALEGICAGKVWEGAVRFVRFNNEFRRALLLIPISKWEDVTDDQEVIEALHQVYGDEVEELDLLVGLMAEKKIKGFAISETAFIIFLLMATRRLEADRFFTSNFNEETYTKKGFEWVNSTESLKDVLDRHYPEMTVKWMNSASAFSVWDSPPPSPNPIPLLFRVPK; this is encoded by the exons ATTGTGCACTCCATTGATAAGCTGGGGATATGGCATCGGTTGCCTGTAATCTTAGGCCTGCTTTATTTGTCTGTACGGAGGCACCTTCACCAGGAGTACAGCTTGTTCAATGTTGGGAGATCCCCTACCGGAGTTCGCTATAACCCGGCAGATTATCCGTATAGAACAGCCGATGGAAAATATAACGAGCCCTTCAACGAGGGTGCAGGAAGCCAAGGAACTTTCTTTGGAAGAAACGTTCTCCCAGTAAATCAACAAGATAAG CTAAAGAAGCCAGACCCTATGGTCGTTGCCACAAGACTACTAGCTCGGAAAAAATTTATAGACACAGGAAAGCAATTCAACATGATAGCAGCTTCATGGATTCAGTTTATGATACATGACTGGGTTGATCACATGGAAGAAACTGAGCAG ATTGAGCTTGTTGCACCAAAGGAAGTTGCAAATCAATGTCCACTTAAATCTTTCAGGTTTTACAAGACGAAGGAAGTCCCCACTGGATTCTGGGATATCAAGAGTGGAGCATTGAATATTCGTACACCTTGGTG GGATGGAAGTGCTATTTACGGGAGCAATGAAAAAAGGTTGCATAAGGTTAGAACTTTCAAAGATGGGAAGCTCAAGATATCTGAAGACGGCCTTCTCCTTCTTGACCAAGATGGGATTGCTGTTTCAGGAGATGTTCGCAATAGCTGGGCAGGTGTTTCCATCTTGCAAGCCCTCTTCGTTAAAGAGCATAACGCAGTTTGTGACACCCTCAAG AGGGAATATAAGAACTTGGGAGACGAAGAACTATACCGGCATGCAAGGCTAGTGACTTCTGCGGTAATTGCAAAAGTTCATACAATTGATTGGACTGTTGAGCTTCTCAAAACTGATACACTATTAGCAGGGATGCGAGGCAATTG GTATGGGCTGTTGGGGAAAACATTCAAGGACAAGTTTGGTCACGTTGGAGGAGCTATCTTGGGAGGTGTTGTGGGTCTTAAGAAGCCTGAAAACCATGGTGTCCCATATTCATTAACTGAGGAGTTTGTCTCTGTTTACAGAATGCACTCACTTCTCCCTGATTACCTTCAGCTTAGAGACATATCAGCTGCACCCGACTCTCACAAATCTCCCCCTTCAACTGACAA GATACCTATGCCAAGTTTGATAGGTCGTGGAGGAGAAAGAACATTATCTGGAATTGGATTTACCAAACTAATGGTTTCAATGGGCCACCAAGCTTCTGGGGCATTGGAACCATGGAATTATCCCATGTGGCTCAGGGACGTCGTACCACAGGATGTTGATGGTACGGACCGGCCTGATCATGTAGACCTTGCCGCTCTTGAAG GCATCTGTGCTGGAAAGGTTTGGGAGGGGGCGGTTCGGTTTGTCCGGTTTAACAATGAGTTTCGTAGGGCTCTACTACTGATACCCATCTCAAAATGGGAAGATGTAACGGATGATCAGGAGGTGATAGAAGCTCTTCATCAGGTCTACGGTGATGAAGTGGAGGAGCTCGATCTTCTAGTGGGACTCATGGCggagaagaaaattaaaggatTTGCAATTAGCGAGACTGCTTTTATTATATTCCTTCTCATGGCAACcag GAGGCTAGAGGCAGATAGGTTCTTCACAAGCAATTTCAACGAGGAAACATACACGAAGAAAGGATTTGAATGGGTGAATTCAACAGAGAGTCTGAAAGATGTCCTTGATCGTCATTATCCAGAAATGACTGTAAAATGGATGAACTCGGCAAGTGCTTTCTCTGTTTGGGACTCGCCTCCACCCTCTCCCAATCCcattcctcttctttttcgAGTTCCGAAGTGA
- the LOC140954174 gene encoding pentatricopeptide repeat-containing protein At2g29760, chloroplastic-like, which yields MSISSSTPYLSPIPTKSTALNSQQKQQLRKPDHAISLLQNCKNPKDLIQLHTLLIKTSLIKEKYAFGRLLLSFASFDNLGSLNYAQKLFDTVDIPRNSFMYTTMIKAYANFGNPREAFAFYSRMLCDQHYVYPNDFTFTYVFSACSKFNGVFEGKQAHAQMIKFPFEFGVHSWNSLLDFYGKVGEEGIVVRRVFDKIEGPDVVSWNCLINGYVKSGDLDEARRLFDEMPERDVVSWTIMLVGYADAGILSEASCLFDEMPKRNLVSWSALIKGYIQIGCYSKALELFKEMQVAKVKMDEVIVTTLLSACARLGALDQGRWLHMYIDKHGIKVDAHLSTALIDMYSKCGRIDMAWKVFQETGDKKVFVWSSMIGGLAMHSFGEKAIELFTKMIECGIEPSEITYINILAACTHSGLVEVGLQIFNRMVENQKPKPRMEHYGCVVDLLGRAGLLYDAFRVVETMPVKADPAIWRALLSACKLHRNFELGEQVGRILIKMEPQNDMNYVLFSNVYAAVNRWDISGKLRREMKVRGMQKSPGCSSIELNGAVHEFVSRDHSHPQSQVIYELLHILTNHMVQEDHEPMMTIMAENQGIR from the coding sequence ATGAGCATATCTTCTTCCACTCCTTATCTCTCACCAATACCCACCAAAAGCACAGCACTCAACTCTCAACAAAAACAGCAGTTAAGAAAACCTGACCATGCCATTTCTCTTCTCCAAAACTGCAAAAACCCTAAAGATCTAATACAACTACATACCCTTCTCATAAAAACCTCTCTTATCAAAGAAAAGTATGCCTTTGGCCGTCTTTTATTGTCATTTGCCTCATTTGATAATCTGGGCTCTCTTAATTATGCTCAAAAACTGTTCGATACTGTTGATATCCCTAGAAACTCATTTATGTATACAACCATGATAAAAGCCTATGCAAATTTTGGTAATCCAAGGGAGgcatttgctttttattcaaGAATGTTGTGTGATCAGCATTATGTTTATCCTAATGATTTTACCTTTACTTATGTGTTTTCTGCTTGTTCCAAGTTTAATGGTGTTTTTGAAGGCAAGCAGGCTCATGCCCAGATGATAAAATTTCCTTTTGAGTTTGGTGTTCATTCTTGGAATTctttattggatttttatgggaaAGTAGGGGAGGAGGGGATTGTGGTTCGTCGagtatttgataaaattgaggGTCCTGATGTTGTTTCTTGGAATTGCTTGATTAACGGGTATGTGAAGTCAGGAGATTTGGATGAGGCACGAAGGCTTTTTGATGAAATGCCTGAAAGAGATGTTGTGTCTTGGACTATAATGCTTGTGGGTTACGCTGATGCTGGTATTTTGAGTGAGGCATCTtgtttgtttgatgaaatgccgAAAAGGAACTTGGTTTCTTGGAGTGCATTGATTAAGGGTTATATACAAATTGGTTGTTATAGTAAGGCTTTGGAGCTTTTCAAGGAGATGCAAGTTGCTAAAGTTAAAATGGATGAGGTCATAGTAACGACTTTGCTCTCTGCATGTGCTAGGCTGGGGGCTTTGGATCAGGGTCGTTGGCTCCACATGTATATAGATAAACATGGGATCAAAGTTGATGCCCATTTATCAACAGCTTTGATTGATATGTACAGTAAATGTGGGCGAATTGACATGGCCTGGAAAGTTTTTCAAGAAACAGGGGATAAGAAGGTATTTGTGTGGAGTTCTATGATTGGTGGGCTGGCAATGCACTCGTTTGGGGAGAAAGCTATTGAGCTCTTCACCAAGATGATAGAGTGTGGAATTGAACCGAGTGAAATTACATACATCAACATTTTAGCAGCGTGTACTCATTCAGGTCTTGTTGAAGTTGGGCTGCAGATATTTAATAGAATGGTGGAAAATCAGAAACCAAAACCAAGAATGGAGCATTATGGATGCGTTGTAGATTTATTAGGTCGTGCAGGTCTGTTGTATGATGCATTTCGGGTTGTTGAAACAATGCCTGTGAAAGCGGATCCAGCTATATGGAGAGCCCTCCTCAGTGCTTGTAAACTACACAGAAATTTCGAGCTGGGAGAGCAAGTTGGGAGGATTTTAATTAAGATGGAGCCACAAAATGACATGAACTACGTGCTTTTCTCCAATGTTTATGCAGCAGTTAATAGATGGGATATTTCTGGGAAGTTGAGGAGAGAGATGAAAGTAAGAGGTATGCAAAAAAGTCCTGGATGCAGCTCCATTGAACTCAATGGTGCAGTCCATGAGTTTGTTTCTAGAGACCATTCTCATCCCCAGAGTCAAGTAATCTATGAGTTGTTGCATATATTGACCAATCATATGGTGCAAGAAGATCATGAACCAATGATGACTATCATGGCTGAGAACCAGGGCATTCGGTGA
- the LOC118062463 gene encoding probable bifunctional TENA-E protein — MDPVEKNGVIDRWVKKHLVLYTGATRHPFILSIRDGTIDFSSFKRWLGQDYIFVREFVPFSASVLLKASKNSDDNSDMEVILSGLASLSDEISWFKQEAAKWDVPLSDVIVHKSNQNYCRFLESLMLPAVEYSVVFTALWAIETVYQESFSHCLEDGSKTPPELLEACQRWGSEGFGEFCCSLKKIANRCLEKAPDEELKKAEVTFLRVLELEIEFWDMSHGGPK; from the exons ATGGATCCTGTAGAGAAGAATGGTGTGATCGATAGGTGGGTGAAGAAGCACCTTGTACTATATACAGGAGCTACCAGACATCCTTTCATTCTCAGCATAAGAGATGGGACCATCGACTTCTCTTCTTTCAAGAGATGGCTG GGGCAAGATTACATATTTGTTAGAGAGTTTGTTCCTTTTTCTGCAAGTGTGTTGCTTAAGGCTTCCAAGAATTCAGATGATAACAGTGATATGGAAGTCATATTGAGTGGGCTAGCTTCTCTAAGTGATGAGATTTCATGGTTCAAGCAAGAGGCAGCCAAGTGGGACGTTCCTCTCTCTGATGTTATTGTCCACAAGTCAAACCAGAATTATTGCAG ATTTCTGGAGAGTTTGATGTTACCAGCAGTTGAGTATTCCGTGGTCTTTACAGCCCTCTGGGCCATTGAAACAGTATACCAAGAGAGCTTTTCCCACTGCCTCGAAGATGGCAGCAAAACCCCACCGGAGTTACTGGAGGCTTGCCAACGATGGGGCAGTGAAGGTTTTGGTGAATTTTGCTGCTCACTTAAAAAAATTGCCAATCGATGTCTAGAGAAAGCTCCAGACGAAGAGCTCAAAAAAGCTGAAGTGACATTTCTGCGTGTCCTTGagcttgaaattgaattttgggACATGAGCCATGGGGGCCCTAAATGA
- the LOC118062471 gene encoding LOW QUALITY PROTEIN: bZIP transcription factor 53 (The sequence of the model RefSeq protein was modified relative to this genomic sequence to represent the inferred CDS: inserted 1 base in 1 codon; deleted 2 bases in 1 codon; substituted 1 base at 1 genomic stop codon) translates to MSSSLAKAGSSGSDVDAPNAMIDEKRRKRMISNRESARRSRMKRQKHLEGLVSEKSILERKIYEGNEKYVAIWQSHFALESQNKILRDEKMKLAENLKNLQQILSGYEVPESDQDIEVSDRFLNPWQVSSPVKPITASVMFTFXLIKSRGVFFFFWYKKLGTDRSCVXLFGEGEQGLKP, encoded by the exons ATGTCATCTTCCCTGGCAAAGGCAGGCTCATCAGGTTCTGACGTTGATGCGCCAAATGCTATGATTGacgagaagagaagaaaaagaatgatTTCTAACAGAGAATCCGCCAGGCGGTCGCGAATGAAGAGGCAAAAGCACTTGGAAGGTTTGGTTAGTGAAAAATCGATTCTGGAGAGAAAAATATACGAAGGTAACGAAAAATATGTTGCAATTTGGCAAAGCCATTTTGCTCTCGAATCACAGAACAAAATCTTGAGGGATGAAAAGATGAAGCTGGCAGAAAATTTGAAGAATTTGCAACAAATTCTTTCAGGTTATGAAGTCCCGGAATCTGATCAAGATATTGAAGTTTCAGACAGATTTTTGAACCCATGGCAAGTTTCTAGTCCAGTGAAGCCCATCACAGCTTCTGTGATGTTCACATTCTAGCT AATAAAATCTCgcggtgtatttttttttttt tggtacaAGAAATTAGGCACTGATCGATCATGCG ATTTGTTTGGAGAGGGAGAACAGGggctaaaaccctaa